The Streptomyces tendae genome has a window encoding:
- a CDS encoding cytochrome c oxidase assembly protein, which yields MAAVPAGRRRRRHRRLWALYRTDLWSAAHRHPVLGGLLELHMLLAGLLFAMAVCAVDPVRRRWGLPLRAVTLLAAGAAHAVLAKSLYAAGPPGTTFAPPDLRAGSQLMYYGGDAVEVLLALTLAVQWYVTTGRRRAREAVRPERVGSPARTGAPAGLAERGRDWAGSARPMRYSR from the coding sequence GTGGCTGCTGTTCCCGCCGGTCGCCGCCGCCGTCGACATCGGCGGCTGTGGGCGCTGTACCGCACGGATCTGTGGTCCGCCGCCCACCGGCACCCCGTGCTCGGGGGCCTGCTGGAGCTGCACATGCTGCTCGCGGGTCTGCTGTTCGCCATGGCCGTCTGCGCCGTCGACCCCGTGCGCCGGCGGTGGGGACTTCCCCTGCGGGCCGTGACACTGCTGGCGGCCGGGGCGGCTCACGCGGTACTGGCCAAGAGCCTGTACGCGGCCGGCCCGCCGGGCACCACCTTCGCGCCGCCCGACCTGCGGGCAGGCTCACAGCTGATGTACTACGGCGGCGACGCCGTCGAGGTCCTCCTCGCGCTCACCCTCGCCGTCCAGTGGTACGTGACGACGGGACGACGGCGGGCGCGGGAGGCGGTGCGGCCGGAGCGTGTCGGCAGCCCTGCGCGGACGGGGGCGCCCGCCGGGCTGGCGGAACGGGGGCGGGACTGGGCAGGATCCGCTCGGCCGATGCGGTACTCGCGGTGA